A single region of the Oscillatoria salina IIICB1 genome encodes:
- a CDS encoding WD40 repeat domain-containing protein — MSNIKSIAEPVREKSVSIAGFLLAIAILSGLFVAIASRSKRTNPITPDILDDLVEVSDLFLKHDDDILDLAFSPDGQTLATISDDITVKQWHLDLDSAQLLEKHYDEVWSVVYSPDGQTLASVTGNFTITLWDVQTRAKITDLQGHQEEVLSLAFSPDGKTLASGSVDGTIKIWDLETSQAKTIETGGLVYSIAFSPDGQIIASSSTDNNLIKLWNVAEATLATTLEGHDYWVRTLAFSPDGQTLASASEQGFIKLWDTQAGGEISLPIEGHYNPVGSIDFSPDGKTLASASEDNTIRLWNLENGKLIKTLEGHYGSVFAVRYSPDGTTLASASDDRTIKLWNVADGSEKFTLRKDEPTGGIAEVRSLAFSPDGQILASGGDDYTVNFWNIKTAQEEKPQLQPEGLIEFSSVAYSPDGTRLATVSTNQTIKIWDLQAEETEPKEIITHEADVTTIAFSPDGHWLARGNNNGGIKIWDLREGKESEIPIEGHSLGIRSLEFSPDSKLLASGSADAIVKLWKVSDGSLNRSLEEHFDSVLDVTFSPDGKTLASSSFDLTIKLWNLQNNSPPLTLETNPQQGGHNQPVYSIAFSPNGKLLASGSYDHTIKLWNLPNGELLRTLIGHAAPVRSVQFSPDGEMLASGSYDHTIKLWRTIPTPWWLLVPKKKAS, encoded by the coding sequence ATGAGTAACATCAAGTCAATTGCTGAACCTGTGCGGGAAAAATCTGTAAGTATAGCCGGATTTTTATTAGCGATCGCTATTTTAAGCGGATTATTTGTGGCGATCGCCTCGCGCTCGAAAAGGACAAATCCAATTACCCCAGACATTCTTGACGATTTGGTGGAAGTTAGCGATTTATTCCTCAAACATGACGACGATATTTTGGATCTCGCTTTTAGTCCCGACGGTCAAACTCTTGCTACTATCAGCGACGATATCACCGTAAAACAGTGGCATCTGGATCTCGATTCTGCTCAACTTCTGGAAAAACATTATGATGAAGTTTGGTCAGTAGTTTACAGTCCCGACGGTCAAACTCTTGCTAGTGTAACTGGCAATTTTACCATCACTCTTTGGGACGTTCAAACCAGAGCAAAAATTACCGACCTGCAAGGACATCAAGAAGAAGTTCTTTCCCTAGCTTTTAGTCCTGATGGCAAAACTTTAGCCAGTGGTAGTGTCGATGGGACAATTAAAATTTGGGATCTAGAAACTAGTCAAGCCAAAACCATTGAAACCGGAGGTTTAGTTTATAGCATTGCTTTTAGTCCCGACGGTCAAATAATTGCTAGTAGCAGTACCGACAATAACCTGATTAAATTGTGGAATGTCGCCGAAGCTACACTCGCCACCACTTTAGAAGGTCATGATTATTGGGTGAGAACTCTAGCTTTTAGTCCCGACGGTCAAACTTTAGCTAGTGCTAGCGAACAAGGATTTATTAAACTGTGGGATACTCAAGCAGGTGGAGAAATTTCCTTACCGATTGAAGGTCATTACAATCCTGTCGGTTCAATAGATTTTAGTCCCGACGGTAAAACCTTAGCTAGTGCTAGCGAAGACAATACAATCCGACTTTGGAATCTCGAAAACGGGAAACTGATTAAAACCCTCGAAGGACATTACGGTTCGGTATTTGCAGTTAGATATAGTCCCGATGGTACAACCTTAGCCAGTGCAAGCGACGATCGCACGATCAAGCTTTGGAATGTAGCCGATGGTAGCGAAAAATTTACCCTGCGTAAAGACGAACCTACAGGGGGAATTGCCGAAGTGCGATCGCTGGCTTTTAGCCCTGATGGGCAAATTCTTGCTAGTGGTGGCGATGATTATACAGTAAACTTTTGGAATATAAAAACAGCCCAAGAAGAAAAACCGCAACTGCAACCCGAAGGACTAATAGAATTTAGTTCCGTTGCTTACAGTCCCGATGGTACTCGTTTAGCTACAGTCAGTACCAACCAAACAATTAAAATTTGGGATCTCCAAGCAGAAGAAACCGAACCAAAAGAAATAATTACTCACGAAGCTGATGTGACAACAATTGCCTTTAGTCCCGACGGACATTGGCTAGCCCGTGGTAATAACAATGGTGGAATTAAAATCTGGGATCTTCGGGAAGGAAAAGAAAGCGAAATCCCGATTGAAGGACATTCTCTCGGTATTCGCTCCCTAGAATTTAGCCCCGATAGTAAACTTTTAGCCAGTGGCAGTGCAGATGCGATCGTTAAGTTATGGAAAGTCTCAGATGGTTCCTTAAATCGCAGTCTGGAAGAACATTTTGACTCAGTATTAGATGTTACTTTCAGTCCTGATGGTAAAACCCTCGCTAGCAGTAGTTTTGATCTCACAATCAAACTATGGAACTTACAAAATAACTCACCACCCCTGACCCTGGAAACAAATCCTCAGCAAGGAGGACATAATCAGCCTGTTTACTCGATCGCCTTTAGCCCCAATGGCAAACTTTTAGCTAGCGGCAGCTACGACCATACAATTAAACTCTGGAATTTACCAAATGGGGAACTTTTACGCACCTTAATCGGTCATGCTGCTCCAGTAAGATCCGTTCAGTTTAGTCCTGATGGAGAAATGTTAGCTAGTGGTAGCTACGACCATACGATTAAACTCTGGCGTACAATTCCTACTCCTTGGTGGCTCTTAGTTCCTAAGAAAAAGGCATCTTAG
- a CDS encoding DUF928 domain-containing protein produces the protein MSYTLGKSIEWIFVSCLLCLQVTVNVSFSRQAQAQSEADFLLAQTFKPSGIPVPARLPFPPPRARLPRSIFRLRRPRTPQTRMSCVVGETSLVALIPNSEFGLPLTVSAHPSFFVYVPRTNASKFEFTLYDDRRELYKLQLQPTAQPGILRLQVPPTVSLQAGKVNGKPKIYQWFLTVVCDESDRAQDLFVGGWVHRSADVHPRGRTAVDFANVGIWYDALAAAYREGTASKLLDEVGLERFQRVPLLN, from the coding sequence ATGAGCTACACGCTGGGTAAGTCGATCGAGTGGATCTTTGTTAGTTGTCTGTTATGCTTACAAGTTACTGTAAATGTAAGTTTTTCTAGACAAGCACAAGCCCAAAGCGAAGCAGATTTTCTTCTTGCTCAAACTTTTAAACCATCTGGTATTCCTGTACCTGCTCGTTTACCTTTTCCGCCTCCTCGCGCCCGTTTACCGAGAAGTATTTTTCGGCTCAGACGACCTCGGACTCCGCAAACAAGAATGAGTTGTGTAGTGGGAGAAACTAGTTTAGTTGCTTTAATTCCTAATTCAGAGTTTGGTTTGCCTCTGACAGTTTCCGCTCATCCTAGTTTTTTTGTGTACGTGCCGCGCACAAATGCTTCTAAGTTCGAGTTTACTTTGTATGACGATCGCCGCGAACTTTATAAGCTGCAACTGCAACCAACTGCTCAACCTGGTATTTTGCGGCTTCAGGTTCCCCCAACAGTCTCTTTGCAAGCAGGGAAAGTTAACGGGAAACCGAAAATTTATCAATGGTTTTTAACCGTAGTTTGCGACGAGAGCGATCGCGCCCAAGATTTATTTGTTGGTGGTTGGGTTCACCGTAGTGCAGATGTTCATCCTCGTGGCAGAACAGCCGTAGATTTTGCTAATGTAGGCATTTGGTATGATGCTTTAGCTGCGGCTTATCGCGAAGGTACAGCCTCCAAGCTTTTAGATGAGGTGGGGCTAGAACGATTTCAACGAGTTCCTTTGTTAAATTAA
- a CDS encoding DUF928 domain-containing protein gives MPYSRTQLISLTCILGLEITVLVGKPSFTLAQAFKPSGIPVPPRRVFLPPRGDFGECFPAETELTPLIPGTNFGMPVTASAHPTFFVYVPETNASYLEFALYDSGKEVYFTELEPNSQAGILRLPIPETVSLETRQLNGEPKVYEWTLTLVCDPADATKDVSVSGWVHRLPNINPDGKTAADFADLGVWYDALDAAYAEQTAPILLDSVGLEEFTQVPLLE, from the coding sequence ATGCCATACTCACGCACTCAGTTAATATCTTTGACTTGTATTTTGGGCTTGGAAATTACTGTATTGGTTGGTAAGCCATCTTTCACTCTGGCTCAAGCTTTTAAACCGTCGGGTATTCCCGTACCTCCCCGGAGAGTGTTTTTACCTCCCCGTGGAGATTTTGGCGAGTGTTTTCCGGCGGAAACTGAACTCACTCCTTTAATTCCTGGGACAAACTTTGGTATGCCTGTAACCGCTTCTGCTCATCCTACCTTTTTTGTTTATGTCCCCGAAACTAATGCTTCTTATTTAGAGTTTGCTTTGTATGATAGTGGCAAGGAAGTTTATTTCACAGAATTAGAGCCAAATTCTCAAGCTGGTATTTTGCGTCTGCCAATTCCCGAAACTGTCTCTCTGGAAACTAGACAGCTTAATGGTGAACCAAAAGTTTATGAATGGACTTTGACTTTAGTTTGCGATCCTGCTGATGCAACGAAAGATGTTTCTGTGAGTGGTTGGGTTCACCGCCTCCCGAATATTAATCCAGACGGAAAAACGGCGGCTGATTTTGCCGATTTAGGTGTCTGGTATGATGCTTTGGATGCCGCTTATGCCGAACAGACAGCGCCAATACTTTTAGATTCGGTTGGCTTGGAAGAATTTACTCAAGTTCCGTTATTGGAATAA
- a CDS encoding DUF928 domain-containing protein: MTNLTGKLVSLSLLAGIQLTALISEQPFTLAQAFKPSRNAAIPARRRLPPPRASGDCALGDLKLTPLVPGRDFGMPLTASANPAFYIYVPQSTASRFEFALFDGRTEVYSLELPATSQAGILRLPLPETVSLEAGEVNGQPKVYQWFFSIVCDEDDRSADLRANGWVHRVADIAPATQTATDFAELGLWYDALDAAYAEQSAPVLLNSVGLEQFSAIPLVE; encoded by the coding sequence ATGACTAATTTGACTGGTAAGTTAGTATCTTTAAGTTTACTAGCAGGTATACAACTTACTGCCTTGATTAGCGAACAACCTTTCACCTTAGCCCAAGCCTTTAAACCTTCTCGTAATGCAGCAATCCCTGCACGTCGGCGACTTCCTCCTCCTCGTGCGAGTGGCGATTGTGCTCTTGGAGACCTGAAACTCACACCTTTAGTTCCAGGGCGAGATTTTGGTATGCCTTTAACTGCTTCGGCAAATCCAGCTTTTTATATATATGTACCCCAATCAACGGCTTCTCGCTTCGAGTTTGCTTTGTTTGATGGTCGAACCGAAGTGTATAGCCTAGAATTACCAGCAACCTCCCAAGCAGGTATTTTGCGTCTTCCCTTACCGGAAACAGTTTCTCTCGAAGCTGGGGAAGTAAATGGTCAACCAAAAGTTTATCAATGGTTCTTTAGTATAGTTTGTGACGAGGACGATCGCTCTGCCGATTTGCGCGCTAATGGTTGGGTTCACCGTGTTGCCGATATTGCTCCCGCAACTCAAACAGCGACAGATTTTGCCGAGCTTGGTTTGTGGTACGATGCTTTGGATGCAGCTTATGCCGAACAATCTGCTCCGGTATTGCTTAATTCGGTTGGTTTAGAGCAATTTAGTGCCATTCCTTTAGTTGAATAA